The sequence GCTGTATCTGGTATGAGTGAATGACAAGGTCTTAAAAGAATAAACAATCCTGGTTGGGTGCTGTTCAACTCAAGCTGTTTGTTGGCCAGACTGTCAACCTTGCTTTGGTTCTTATGTCTCTGCTAATAATAAAGGGAGGGCCTGGGGTCCTCGCTTGTCCTCTGTGCTGATGTGTAAAGGAAGAATCATCCTGATTCCCTTATTTAACAGCTTCTACCAACTGTAAAGTGTAATCTCTATGCTAAGAAAATAGTAAATGCATTAAAAgaccctaaaaataaaaaactcaaaatgtttGAGGATATTTCTTTGTTTGATAAGTCACTGCAGCTCTAACCAATGCAGTTATCTGGCTTTGTTGTCTGGACTCCAGCTTTTTAACTGTTGACTGAAGTTTTTGTTGGTTCATGAACTTCTAACCTACACTGAGTTTTGTTTGAATGACTCCAGGGATAAGTGTGTCACAGTGATTTGTTTATGAGTTATAATAAATCAGTTTAGCTCGAAGTCATAACTTCATAACCGTAGACTTGGGTTTAAGTCACATTCACATATAGATGCAGTTGAATAACTTTTTCCTCATACTGTACAGACCACTCTACAGGCAATGATCTTATTGACAGTTTTTGTTTCATCCAGAGACTCTTCAGGCCTGTCACCTCAAACTCAATTCAAACCTGAAacagaagttccagtgtgtgtttgaggggatccctaaagcaggaaacccaacccttTTGAAtgagatctacacagagctctacatcacagagggagggactgcagaggtcaatgatgaacatgaggtcagacagattgaaacagcatccaggaaaccagacagaccagaaacaacaatcagacaagaagacatctttaaactcCCACCTGGAAGAAAAGCACCAGTAAGAACAGTTCTGACAatgggagtggctggcattgggaaaacagtcctaacacagaagttcactctggactgggctgaaggcaaagccaaccaggacatccagttcatatttccattcactttcagagagctgaatgtgctgaaagaggaaaagttcagcttggtgggacttgttcatcacttctttactgaaaccaaagaagcaggaatctgcagctttgaagacgtccaggttgtgttcatctttgatggtctggatgagtgtcgacctcctctggacttccacaaaactacaatcctgactgaccctagaaagtccacctcagtggatgtgctgctgataaacctcatcagggggaaactgcttccctctgctcgcctctggataaccacacgacctgcagcagccaatcagatccctcctgactgtgttggcttggtgacagaggtcagagggttcactgacccacagaaggaggagtacttcaggaagagattcagagatgaggagcaggccagcaggatcatctcccacatcaagacatcacgaagcctccacatcatgtgccacatcccagtcttctgctggatcactgctacagttctggagttTGTCGTGAAGAACAAAGAGAGCGAAGATCTGCCTAAGACTCTCACAGAGCTCTACCTACGCCTTGTGCTATTTCacctaaaaacaaagaacatcaAGTGTGATAAAGccacagatccacactggagtccagagagcaggaagatgattgagtctctgggaaaactggcttttgatcagctgcagaaaggaaacctgatcttctatgaatcagacctgacagagtgtggcatcgatatcagagcagcctcagtgtactcaggagtgttcacacagatctttaaagctgATGAGTATGACATGTTTTCAGAAACAGTCTACTGCTTTGTCCATCTGAGCATTCAGGAGTTTCTAGCTGCAGTCTACatgttccactgtttcaccaacAGAAAGACAGACGTGCTGGAAGAGTTCCTGGGAAAAGACTGGGAACATAAAACAGAGGTGCTGGAGAACTTTGTGGGGAAAGACTGTAAGGATTATCTATTTGATTCTTTATctgatgttgatgatgatgatgatgatgatgaagtttCATCCGAGTGTCTGTTTCTCAAGAGAGTCATGGAGAAATCCCTCCAGAGTAAAAATGGCCACCTGGACCTGTTTGTCCGCTTCCTTCATGGCCTCTGTCTGGAGTCCAACCAGAGACTCTTAGGAGGTCTGCTGGGTCAGACAGAGAGCAGTCCAGGAAACATCCAGAGAGTCATTAAGAGTCTGAAGAAGATGAACAGTGATAAAATCTCTCCTGACAGAAGCATCAACATCTTCCACTGTCTGATGGAGATGAACGACCTCTCAGTACATCAGGAGATCCAAGAGTTCCTGAAGTCAGAGAACAGATCAAAGAAACTCTCTGAGATCCACTGCTCAGCTCTGGCCTtcatgctgcagatgtcagaggaCGTTCTGGATGAGTTGGACCTAAAGAAGTACAACACAcaaaactggtggcaagtggcatcttggcagctgcacgcttgacttttctcagttcatgggcagttattttgcgccttggtttttccacacgcttcttgcgaccctgttgactattttgaatgaaacgcttgattgttcgatgatcacgcttcagaagctttgcaattttgagactgctgcatccctctgcaagatatctcactatttttgacttttctgagcctgtcaagtccttcttttgacccattttgccaaacgagaggacgttgcctaataattatgcacacctgatatagggtgttgatgtcattagaccacaccctttctcattacagagttgcacatcacctaatatgcttaattggtagtaggctttcgagcctatacaacttggagtaagacaacatgcatgaagaggatgatgtggacaaaatactcatttgcctaataattctgcactccctgtatatctgtattttgcagacagagagttacaggactctctcccagaccacagactcataatacaagtcagagctttatacaaaaaaaagaaagtttttttttttttaattttcattgtaagtgggctaaagcagttaattaaaagtagtctaacataaatgtaaatgctgtaatttgtaaTGGATTCGATTCTggtgtgaccacagtgcacacgtctgcttgttgctcacagtggtccaagggaccgctcagggagtttgcaTATTCGctcacacatgaaaaattagagggaacattggctACTAGTTGTCACTAGTCATCACTGGTTGTTgtgtgggattataatattattttatgccatgttagacccctaattaaagattgtgaattattatgtagttttagtttgcatcattctcctgaattagaaggtgataactattgcatttgttaaactgatttgcattacattagactgctgatttattgtgaatgaatggtattgttttatgatgcattatactgctgagttataagaaatactgtttgcagaaagtcatcgacttatttgtctgattagaagagaacagaacatgctggagttttctgccccatctcagcaggagcagataaacagggagccaaggtcgtagcttttatgataaggtaggggccactagaggctataagagtttgatcaatgctccaccatattgagatctgatgctgtctgcgtacggtgtccatctcccacgcgtgtgatcattaaaatcatcgtttgactcaacccggccggaccagtgttgttattgtggtttttcctcttgtatccatccccaatatttgaatccgtaacagTTGTTACTAGTCGTTGCTGGTTTTTACTAGTAGTTCTTACTAGTTGTCGCTGGTTGTTGTTACTTGTTGTTACTAGTCATCGCTGGTTTTCACTTGTTACTAGTACTTACTAGTTGTTCTTACTAGTCTTCGCTGATTGTTGTTACTAATGGACGCATCACTAACCCCAAAATAAAGtgcgttacaataatccagcctagaagtaacaaaggcatggattACTGTCTCAAAATGCTGTTTCGATAAGATGGGTTTTATTTTGGCTAATtccctcaaatgaaaaaagctaGATCTTACAACAGCTCTGACCTGGCTTTCAAGTTTAAGATTTGCCTCTATTTTAACTCCCAGATTAGTGATGACTGGTTTAACAtactgtgccagtgaaccaagaTCTATAATAGTGGCCTCAGAAGCGCCACCAAAAACcatcacttctgttttctgttcattaaaatgtaaaaagttcaaagccatccagGCCCTTATTTCATCAAGGCATCTGAGCAGCGGGTCTACTGAGAagccatttatctttttaagtgGGAAATAAATCTGGGAGTCATCGACGTAGCAGTGGAAAGAAATCCCATGTTTCCTGAAAATAGACCCAAGGGGTCGGAGATCTAGAGAGAAAAGAAGCGGGCCtaaaactgaaccctgtgggaccccacattgaagagaagcagcagaggaTACAAACTCCCCGAGTTTCACAGAGAAAGTTCGCTCTGCCAAATAGGATCTGAGTCACTGCAGTGCGGCACTCCGCATACCCACCAACTGCTCTAAAcgggaaattaaaatattatgatCCACTGTATCAAAAGCAGCAGTTAAATCTAACAGCACGATAATAACACAGTCACCTGAGTCATTtgccaaaaacacatcattaaaaactcttaaaAGGGCAGATTCGGTACTATGTAaagctttaaaaccagattggaaaACTTCTAAAATACCGTGTTCTTCTAGGAAGGACATTAATTGCTTGTAAACTACCTTTTCAAGAATCTTTGAGATAAAAGGCAGTTTGGAAATAGGTCTGTAATTCGCAATAATATCAGGATCAAGAGCAGGTTTTTTGAGTAGAGGCTGAATCACTGCATGTTTGAGATTGACAGGTACAACACCAGAGGACAGACTACTATTTACAATGGATTGTACAGCTGATGCTACAGTGAGAAAAACCTCTTTGAAAAATCGAGGAGGGAGAGCATCATGAGGGGAACCTGAGGGCTTCATGTGAGCAACCAACTCCTGCAGGCAGAGCAAAGAAACTGGCTCGAACCTGTCAAAGACAGCAGAACTAGGGACAGGGGTAGAAGGGTCGGGAACGGACTGGGAAGTCTGCGCTTTGACAGATAGcactttatcaataaaaaagTGCAGGAAGTTTTCACAAATTTCCTGAGAAGACTCGACACCAGCAGTCTGTGGAGCATGAAGGACCATGTCAATAGTCTTGAATAAGACATGAGGCTTACGACAATTTGCCTGAATAATAGTAGCGAAATGTTTCCTCTTAGcatcttttacagttttctggTAAGAATTCCAGTAGTCTTGTAACATTTGGTATGACACCTGAAGTTGATCCTTCTTCCATTTACGTTCAGCTCTCCTACACTTTCGTCTGGCAGCCCGGGTGTCTTCATTCAGCCAGGGTTCAGATTTGGCTTTTACTTGCCTAAGCTTAAAGGGGGCCACTGAATCTAAAGCAGTTTGGCAGACAGAGTAAAACCACGTACTCAGCTCTTCTGTATCATTGCATATGAAATCAGAAAGGCCGCCGTTCTGATTAAAAACAATAGAGAACTGTCCAGCAGAGGAAGGGTTAAAAATACGACAGCTCCTAGCAGCAACAGGAGGAAGATTAACTTTAGTACAAGGAAGGAAAACCTCAAACAAGACAGGCCTATGGTCTGACCCTACAACATCACAAACCTCTAAGTTAGAGACAGGTAAATTGTGAGTTAAAACAAGATCCAACGTGTGCCCATATTTTTGTGTAGGCACAGACACAGGTTGCACAAGATCAAAAGAGtcaataagatttaaaaagtccTTTGCCATATGCCATGATCATATTTTGGCATAATTTCAGCCAACAGatcagaaaagtcatttaaGACGTCCTTATTGTATTTGCGGAGTCTgtaaaccacagcacagagcacTGTGTGAGAGCGACCTAGCTCAAACATACTCAGGTCAAAGCTACTAGGTGATGTTGATAAGGGCAGTGGTTTACATTTATACTGCTTCTTAAAAACAACCGCtagtcctcctcctctgcctgatATTCGAGGAGAGTTTAAAAAGCAGCAGTCATCTGGTAAAAGATCTGTGAAAACGCTGGACTCACCGGCCCTCAACCATGTCTCAGTTATACAGAGGAAATCCAGTCCTTAGGTTATAAATAAATcccttaaaataaaagttttattacTCAGCGATCTAGTGTTCACCAATCCAAACCTGGTGGAGGTCAGCGTGTTCGTGGCTGACAGCGAGACCCGACGCAGCGGCCGCAAGTTCTGTAGGTTCGCACCGCGCCGACGAAGATGAGGGAAAATCTTTCACAGCTGGGCTCCGGAGAGCACGGATAAAAGGCACGACAAGGTACAGATCCACGTTCGTTCCAAGGAGCCGGGGAAGAGCGCACCACGTATGCCTTAAGTTTCACGAGTAGACCGCTATGTTTGCCCCGGCATCTGAAACGCTTTCGCCGTGAGGCTGGGGCCCGGGTCCGACAAAGGTTAGCTGGTATCCCAGACAGGAATGGAGGTAACGCCTTATGTCCATTATAAGTTGCATTGGTAAGATCACTGGCAACTAGTCGGAGGTCCAACAGTTTTTGGCTgctttgccagaatctcttcgaggcagtccaaaagtctttttccatggcctctccaaactcctccaacacccgagtttttgcttcagccactgcccgaggcGCATTCCGCTTGACCTGTCGgtacctgtcagctgcctccgaagtcccacaggctaaccaagcccgataagactccttcttcagcctggtggctcccttcacctctggtgtccaccatttggttcggggattaccaccacgacaggcaccaaccacctcgCAGCCGCAgaactggatgactgagaaccttcacagacatttcatcaggaactcaatggggatgtggcgtacaacactagaggccaactccaagcccatagcacaagtcaccatcaagtgcgggatctaccaaggagatgctctgtccccactgctgttctgcataggcctgaaccccctcagtgagatcattaacaagactggctacggggCCAGTCTTGAtgtcctgatgatccaccaggacaaactcagcagtgtgtgaggaagaggaggaggaagatccagcagcagctgacagatggagagaatagacagactgttccctgtttgtgaaggactgctaggaaagtttaaatcagtcctgaatcagtcttattaggtaatgttcaaataatgtgatcatcccagtgtttccagtgtgggagaaagtactcagagtactcagggccttcaagttacacactatgaaaggcagcaacaagtttaatgttcagaagcCTAAAGTttgtatcagcagcaggatggagctaaaataaatgttggtttcagttctatgaagctttgagtattttggatcagtagctgctgtgtttgttgcatcatattgctgtaattgtttatatgctttatatattctgagctaagttgatctatagtgttacatcatattctataaggatgttatgtgtttgtagactttctgcccagtttgacccatttagcagacgtcagcctgtttaaggctctgatatctattctgtgtgacttacagcagttatgacatggtctgattttctcacccaataaaggaatatttcatatatcagtctactcttcattctatcagacacagttatcacagctcctacatttgctttttacacatatttgtaagcattgagccaattttagtaatgccaacatattaactcattcactgccattgacgtctatagccgtcaatggcagtgaatgagtcaatgggtttaactcattcactgccaatggctggcagtgaatgagttaaacgaaccatatttgtctcttatatataacacatatgtatatacactgtcaaagatacttgtctttgagtgaagatttaaggtgataggaaacataaataactgcaacttgaatctttactgaagctcagtgtttgacagagattcatgttcactgctgtaataactaataatgataaataataactataatattggccatattatatttacattaccaaagtgagatgactttagtctcatgaacaacattagctaattgttatttactagctaatcctaaaatgactgttcagtaccaGAGATGGGcaaacgcgttactgtaatccgattacttttttcaagtaacgagtaaagtaagggattactattgcaaaaacggtaattagattacctttactttcccgtaggaacgctgcgttactgcgttactaaaaccgtgattttttttgcgagaatgtctcatgtaAGCAAGTGCTACGTTCGtgataacagctgtgtgcagctcaacagtggatcatatatccagtacggagagagtatgagcgtgcagcgtttaaagcgtggaagtactgacctttgatttgatttgatttttggtttgattccataaaaagtgacaaaaacattagcgtccattagcgttgtgcgtgggaagaaaacttctttttacagcggaaAAAACCCCCCTAACCTTCCAAGCAAGCTCTGTGtgctaccacgtaatgggaaattcacagagaaactgccgtatccttccactgaccgctgcagcacacctgcaccagggtaaacctccgcctaccctactcctactttacaggtgaaaacagagcaacaggaccgctgagtctttgattttatttattttctgctgtgttttacttgcatctatttgaaagactgagtgtaaacacaaaaaaaaaaaaaaaaattatgtgctggaatgtgcagaaaataggtttaaatgttaaacaaatttcttccagtcagtgaatgttgcatataattacatttttgcttgatgcataaagtttaaagattaaaactaataaaacaagttttaaaaagagacttttccatttgattacattttgtatgatggattat is a genomic window of Astatotilapia calliptera chromosome 9, fAstCal1.2, whole genome shotgun sequence containing:
- the LOC113028836 gene encoding NLR family CARD domain-containing protein 3-like, with amino-acid sequence MESEPDQPALSAPSAEDELSRVRCSFVWRVSKEIVTQLLEALVTDRVLNDLEKASIVEGNSVTADKARDLIDTVKKKGGTASRIMIRHLQTIDPTLSSELHLSFEPSAQPETLQACHLKLNSNLKQKFQCVFEGIPKAGNPTLLNEIYTELYITEGGTAEVNDEHEVRQIETASRKPDRPETTIRQEDIFKLPPGRKAPVRTVLTMGVAGIGKTVLTQKFTLDWAEGKANQDIQFIFPFTFRELNVLKEEKFSLVGLVHHFFTETKEAGICSFEDVQVVFIFDGLDECRPPLDFHKTTILTDPRKSTSVDVLLINLIRGKLLPSARLWITTRPAAANQIPPDCVGLVTEVRGFTDPQKEEYFRKRFRDEEQASRIISHIKTSRSLHIMCHIPVFCWITATVLEFVVKNKESEDLPKTLTELYLRLVLFHLKTKNIKCDKATDPHWSPESRKMIESLGKLAFDQLQKGNLIFYESDLTECGIDIRAASVYSGVFTQIFKADEYDMFSETVYCFVHLSIQEFLAAVYMFHCFTNRKTDVLEEFLGKDWEHKTECLFLKRVMEKSLQSKNGHLDLFVRFLHGLCLESNQRLLGGLLGQTESSPGNIQRVIKSLKKMNSDKISPDRSINIFHCLMEMNDLSVHQEIQEFLKSENRSKKLSEIHCSALAFMLQMSEDVLDELDLKKYNTQNWCDLVFTNPNLVEVSVFVADSETRRSGRKFCRFAPRRRR